One region of Mycolicibacterium insubricum genomic DNA includes:
- a CDS encoding type 1 glutamine amidotransferase domain-containing protein, translated as MSPRILNVVTNVSHYADPTEPTGLWLSELVHAYDVFAEAGYQQTIVSPKGGLCPLEPRSLTFPNYDKSAKAWRNDDAKMALLEHTAAPEQIDPADFDAIYFTGGHAVMFDFPDSEGLQRITREIFERGGVVSSVCHGYAGLLNTRLSDGSLLVTGRRLTGFSWTEEVLARVAKLVPFNVEQEMRDRGALYEKGLLPFTSYTVVDGRLVTGQNPASAKETAEKVVAVLDV; from the coding sequence ATGTCCCCACGCATCCTCAACGTCGTCACCAACGTTTCCCACTACGCCGACCCCACCGAGCCCACGGGTCTGTGGCTTTCGGAGCTGGTGCACGCCTACGACGTCTTCGCCGAGGCCGGCTATCAGCAGACGATCGTCAGCCCGAAGGGCGGCCTGTGTCCCCTGGAGCCGCGGTCGTTGACATTTCCCAACTACGACAAGAGCGCCAAGGCCTGGCGCAACGATGACGCGAAGATGGCGCTGCTGGAGCACACCGCCGCACCCGAGCAGATCGACCCGGCGGACTTCGACGCGATCTACTTCACCGGCGGCCACGCGGTGATGTTCGACTTTCCCGACAGCGAGGGCCTGCAGCGCATCACCCGGGAGATCTTCGAACGCGGCGGCGTGGTGTCCTCGGTGTGCCACGGCTACGCCGGACTGCTCAACACCAGGTTGAGCGACGGGTCGCTGCTGGTCACCGGGCGCCGACTGACCGGCTTCTCCTGGACCGAGGAGGTGCTCGCCCGCGTCGCCAAGCTGGTGCCGTTCAACGTCGAACAGGAGATGCGCGACCGCGGTGCGCTCTATGAGAAGGGACTGCTGCCGTTCACGTCCTACACCGTCGTCGACGGGCGGTTGGTGACCGGGCAGAACCCCGCCTCCGCCAAGGAAACCGCCGAGAAGGTCGTGGCCGTGCTGGACGTCTAA
- a CDS encoding (Fe-S)-binding protein, producing the protein MSVIPAPVAVKKVALFATCLNDVMWPGTPIAVVRLLRRLGCEVDFPRGQTCCGQPFTNTGYAPEAAPSVRAFVRAFADYDAVVAPSGSCVGSVRHQHRDIARRAGDARLCADVEDLAPRVYELSEFLVDVLGVTDVGAYFPHRVTYHPTCHSLRICRVGDRPLRLLRGVRGIDLVELPDADQCCGFGGTFAMKNPDLSVAMGSDKARHVRDTGAEVLVAGDNSCLAHIGGLLSRQRAGMRILHLAEVLAATEEDPA; encoded by the coding sequence GTGAGCGTGATCCCGGCGCCGGTAGCGGTGAAGAAGGTGGCGTTGTTCGCCACCTGCCTCAACGACGTGATGTGGCCGGGCACTCCGATCGCCGTCGTCCGGTTGCTGCGCCGGCTCGGTTGCGAGGTCGATTTCCCCCGCGGGCAGACCTGCTGCGGCCAGCCGTTCACCAATACCGGCTACGCGCCGGAGGCAGCGCCCTCGGTGCGCGCGTTCGTGCGGGCGTTTGCCGACTACGATGCCGTCGTCGCACCGTCGGGGTCCTGTGTGGGATCGGTGCGCCACCAGCACCGCGACATCGCCCGACGGGCCGGCGACGCCCGGCTGTGCGCGGATGTCGAGGACCTCGCCCCGCGCGTGTACGAACTCTCGGAGTTCTTAGTCGACGTATTGGGCGTGACGGACGTCGGCGCCTATTTCCCGCACCGGGTGACCTACCACCCGACCTGTCATTCGCTGCGGATATGCCGCGTGGGCGATCGGCCGCTGCGACTGCTGCGCGGGGTCCGCGGGATCGATCTCGTCGAGCTGCCCGATGCCGACCAGTGCTGCGGCTTCGGCGGCACCTTCGCCATGAAGAACCCCGACCTGTCGGTGGCGATGGGCTCGGACAAGGCCCGCCACGTCCGCGACACCGGTGCGGAAGTGCTTGTCGCCGGGGATAATTCCTGCCTGGCGCACATCGGCGGACTGCTGTCGCGCCAGCGCGCCGGGATGCGGATCCTGCACCTGGCCGAGGTCCTCGCCGCGACCGAGGAAGACCCGGCGTGA
- a CDS encoding LutB/LldF family L-lactate oxidation iron-sulfur protein produces the protein MPEPLPKFPDAAREALTDSVQRRNLAHATGLIRAKRAEVVGELDNWEELRRAAEAIKNAALHRLDERLLQFEANATAAGAQVHWARDAEEANRIVIDLVRAAGAREVVKVKSMATQEIELNEALADAGIDAWETDLAELIVQLGHDWPSHILVPAIHRNRAQVREIFLREMGKVGRPAPADLSDEPSRLAEAARLHLREKFLRAEVAISGANFAIADTGSLVVVESEGNGRMCLTLPQTLISVVGIEKVLPSWADLEVFLQVLPRSSTGERENPYTSIWTGPATRPDGTVDGPANMHIVLLDNGRTDALADPVGRDALRCIRCSACLNVCPVYQRAGGHAYGSVYPGPIGAVLTPQLRGITTDVDRSLPYASSLCGACFDACPVRIDIPALLVHLRTRVVDDKRGGRPSAESVAMKAASWVFGDHRRLAAAGKGAALAGKSLRSRLFGAKTVLRWLPWPASIWSGARDVPVPPTETFRDWWDRTDGGRESS, from the coding sequence ATGCCGGAGCCGTTGCCGAAGTTCCCGGACGCCGCCCGGGAGGCGCTGACCGATTCGGTGCAGCGCCGCAACCTCGCGCACGCCACCGGTCTCATCCGCGCCAAGCGCGCGGAGGTCGTCGGCGAACTCGACAACTGGGAGGAGCTGCGCCGGGCCGCCGAGGCGATCAAGAACGCCGCGCTGCACCGTCTCGACGAGCGGCTGCTGCAGTTCGAGGCCAACGCGACCGCCGCCGGGGCGCAGGTGCACTGGGCCCGCGACGCCGAGGAGGCCAACCGGATTGTCATCGACCTGGTCCGGGCCGCCGGGGCCCGCGAAGTCGTCAAGGTCAAGTCGATGGCCACCCAGGAGATCGAGCTCAACGAGGCGCTGGCGGACGCCGGCATCGACGCCTGGGAGACCGACCTGGCCGAGCTGATCGTCCAGCTGGGCCACGACTGGCCGAGCCACATCCTGGTTCCGGCCATCCACCGCAACCGCGCGCAGGTCCGGGAGATCTTCCTGCGCGAGATGGGCAAGGTGGGCCGCCCCGCGCCGGCCGATCTCTCCGACGAACCGTCCCGGCTCGCCGAGGCCGCCCGGCTGCACCTGCGGGAGAAGTTCCTGCGTGCAGAGGTGGCGATCTCCGGCGCGAACTTCGCGATCGCCGACACCGGCAGCCTGGTCGTCGTCGAATCCGAGGGCAACGGCCGGATGTGCCTGACCCTGCCGCAGACCCTGATCTCAGTGGTCGGCATCGAGAAGGTGCTGCCCAGCTGGGCCGATCTCGAGGTGTTCCTGCAGGTGCTGCCGCGCAGCAGCACCGGGGAACGGGAGAACCCGTACACCTCCATCTGGACCGGCCCGGCCACCCGGCCCGACGGGACCGTCGACGGCCCGGCGAACATGCACATCGTGCTGCTCGACAACGGCCGCACCGACGCGCTGGCCGACCCGGTCGGCCGGGATGCGTTGCGCTGCATCCGCTGCTCGGCCTGCCTCAACGTCTGCCCGGTCTACCAGCGCGCCGGCGGGCACGCCTACGGATCGGTGTACCCGGGGCCGATCGGCGCGGTGCTCACCCCGCAGCTGCGCGGCATCACCACCGATGTGGACCGGTCGCTGCCGTATGCGTCGAGCCTGTGCGGCGCCTGCTTTGACGCGTGCCCGGTGCGCATCGACATCCCGGCGCTGCTGGTGCACCTGCGGACCCGGGTGGTCGACGACAAGCGCGGCGGGCGGCCGTCGGCGGAGTCTGTGGCGATGAAGGCGGCGAGCTGGGTGTTCGGTGACCACCGCCGATTGGCGGCCGCCGGGAAAGGCGCCGCGCTGGCCGGAAAATCCTTGCGCAGCAGACTGTTCGGCGCCAAGACGGTGCTGCGCTGGCTGCCCTGGCCGGCCAGCATCTGGTCGGGGGCCCGCGACGTCCCGGTGCCACCCACCGAAACCTTCCGCGACTGGTGGGATCGCACCGACGGCGGGCGGGAGTCGTCGTGA
- a CDS encoding LutC/YkgG family protein, which produces MTGAREEILGRIRSALADRPAAAPVSWNYGAAVGTGDLDAVARFVERTRDYRARVTRIPRADDAAVAAAVADALAGAGSVISDGRARERWSGGADWRHDDGLSATELDRIDAVVTAAAVGIANTGTIVLDHGAGQGRRALSLVPDLHVCVLTVDQIVDDVPAAVARLLRCGSQSSPQTWISGPSATSDIELDRVEGVHGPRTLHVLVAG; this is translated from the coding sequence GTGACCGGGGCGCGCGAGGAAATCCTCGGCCGGATCCGTTCCGCCCTGGCCGACCGCCCGGCTGCGGCCCCGGTGTCCTGGAATTACGGCGCCGCGGTGGGCACCGGAGACCTGGACGCGGTCGCGCGGTTCGTGGAGCGCACCCGCGACTACCGGGCCCGGGTGACCCGGATACCCCGCGCCGACGACGCGGCGGTCGCCGCCGCGGTCGCCGATGCGTTGGCCGGGGCGGGCAGTGTCATCTCCGACGGTCGGGCCCGGGAGCGCTGGTCGGGCGGCGCGGACTGGCGCCACGACGACGGGTTGTCGGCGACCGAACTGGACCGGATCGACGCCGTGGTGACCGCGGCGGCCGTCGGCATCGCCAACACCGGCACCATCGTGCTGGACCACGGGGCCGGCCAGGGCCGTCGCGCATTGAGCCTGGTGCCCGATCTGCACGTGTGCGTACTGACCGTCGACCAGATCGTCGACGACGTGCCCGCGGCGGTCGCCCGGCTCCTCCGGTGCGGCAGCCAGAGCAGCCCGCAGACCTGGATCAGCGGTCCCAGCGCCACCAGCGACATCGAACTGGACCGGGTGGAAGGCGTGCACGGGCCCCGCACGCTGCACGTCCTCGTCGCCGGCTAG
- a CDS encoding DUF732 domain-containing protein — protein MAYIRTVTAGAALAVAAVCVCPAAHADNLTIPEKAYLLSLQQQHIRYPSTTYAINAGHQVCASFDNNVPFLDLLNTVHTNSGMDEYSSGFLIGAAVQSFCPGNRAKLPG, from the coding sequence ATGGCGTACATCCGAACCGTCACGGCGGGCGCAGCGCTGGCCGTCGCTGCGGTGTGCGTCTGCCCCGCCGCGCACGCCGACAACCTCACCATCCCCGAGAAGGCATATCTGCTGAGCCTCCAGCAACAGCACATCCGGTACCCGAGCACCACCTACGCGATCAACGCCGGACACCAGGTGTGCGCGTCCTTCGACAACAACGTGCCGTTCCTGGACCTGCTGAACACGGTGCACACCAACTCGGGCATGGATGAATACAGTTCGGGATTTCTCATCGGTGCCGCCGTGCAGTCATTCTGCCCCGGCAACCGGGCGAAGTTGCCCGGTTGA
- a CDS encoding ATPase, which translates to MVDRTGRGTRPTQQRIRNLAQAALNADQTVGQLDGVITTLGATLSDLDTSIKGLDHTLARFNDTIGSIDTLAERLIEVGDRLNNVVDRVEVLLGVGEVAVSPIAATENAVRGAINAVRNRTGL; encoded by the coding sequence ATGGTGGACAGAACCGGCCGCGGCACCCGCCCGACCCAACAGCGCATCCGCAACCTGGCCCAGGCCGCGTTGAACGCCGATCAGACCGTCGGGCAACTCGACGGGGTGATCACCACGCTGGGCGCCACGCTGAGCGATCTGGACACCTCGATCAAGGGGCTGGACCACACGCTGGCCCGGTTCAACGACACCATCGGCAGCATCGATACGCTGGCCGAGCGATTGATCGAGGTCGGTGACCGGCTCAACAACGTCGTCGACCGGGTCGAGGTGCTGCTGGGCGTCGGGGAGGTCGCCGTCTCGCCGATCGCAGCCACCGAGAACGCGGTGCGCGGCGCCATCAACGCCGTCCGCAACCGGACCGGGCTGTAA
- the pgl gene encoding 6-phosphogluconolactonase — MSNRPQPQVLTFADADTLVTAAADALVGEIAGAVAARGVAHVVLTGGGAGINLARRLRDRSDVDWAAVQLYWGDDRYVPAADPDRNELQARQALLDGIDIPAANVHPMPASDGQFGDNLDAAAAAYELLLSGLADGGAPTPVFDVHLLGMGGEGHVNSLFPDSPAVREAARFVVGVDDSPKPPPRRLTLTLPAVRRSRQVWLLVAGAEKADAVAAALGGAPATAVPAAGAFGTEATRWLLDAAAASALGTEIPTEPRGSRDRRDKPGGV; from the coding sequence ATGAGCAACCGCCCGCAGCCCCAGGTCCTCACCTTCGCCGACGCCGACACCCTGGTCACCGCGGCCGCCGACGCCCTGGTCGGCGAGATCGCCGGTGCCGTCGCCGCCCGCGGTGTGGCCCACGTCGTGCTGACCGGCGGCGGCGCCGGGATCAACCTGGCGCGCCGGTTGCGGGACCGCTCCGACGTCGACTGGGCGGCGGTGCAGCTGTACTGGGGCGACGACCGCTACGTGCCGGCCGCCGACCCCGACCGCAACGAACTGCAGGCCCGCCAGGCGCTGCTGGACGGCATCGACATCCCGGCGGCCAACGTGCACCCGATGCCGGCCTCCGACGGCCAGTTCGGCGACAACCTGGACGCGGCCGCGGCCGCCTACGAACTGCTGCTGTCCGGCCTGGCCGACGGCGGGGCCCCCACCCCGGTATTCGACGTCCACCTGCTCGGCATGGGTGGCGAAGGTCATGTCAACTCCCTGTTCCCCGACTCCCCCGCGGTCCGCGAGGCCGCGAGATTCGTTGTCGGGGTGGATGATTCACCCAAGCCTCCGCCGCGGCGGCTGACCCTGACGCTGCCCGCGGTGCGGCGCTCGCGCCAGGTCTGGCTGCTGGTCGCCGGCGCCGAGAAGGCCGACGCGGTGGCCGCCGCGCTCGGTGGGGCTCCGGCCACCGCGGTTCCGGCGGCCGGGGCGTTCGGCACCGAGGCGACCCGGTGGCTGCTGGACGCGGCCGCGGCCTCGGCGCTCGGCACCGAGATTCCGACGGAGCCGAGGGGAAGCCGGGACCGCCGTGACAAACCGGGCGGCGTTTAG
- the opcA gene encoding glucose-6-phosphate dehydrogenase assembly protein OpcA has product MIVDLPGTTTNDVNRRLVALREEQGVSTMGRVLTLVVSVTAESVLEESIAAANDASREHPCRVILVSPADASAGDPRLDAQIRVGRDGGAGEVVVLRLSGPLAEHAASVVTPFLLPDTPVVAWWPDAAPAAPAEDPLGRLALRRITDATGAPDPLADIRSRLAGYTPGDTDLCWSRVTYWRALLAAALDDGADTEVRSVLVRGRAAEPAFDILAGWLVSRLDCPVHRTVGQPLVELHTDTETIALSRPQPGVTATLSRTGRPDALLPLAYRGTADCLAEDLRRLEPDGIYLTALRGLDRVEYR; this is encoded by the coding sequence ATGATCGTCGACCTGCCGGGCACCACCACCAACGACGTCAACCGTCGGCTGGTCGCACTGCGCGAGGAGCAGGGCGTTTCGACGATGGGCCGGGTACTGACCCTGGTGGTGTCGGTGACCGCCGAGTCGGTGCTGGAGGAGTCGATCGCCGCCGCCAACGACGCCAGCCGCGAACATCCGTGCCGGGTCATCCTGGTCAGCCCGGCCGACGCGTCGGCCGGCGACCCGCGACTCGACGCCCAGATCCGGGTGGGCCGCGACGGCGGCGCCGGGGAGGTGGTGGTGCTGCGGCTGTCCGGCCCGCTGGCCGAGCATGCCGCCAGCGTGGTGACCCCGTTCCTGCTGCCCGACACCCCGGTGGTGGCGTGGTGGCCCGATGCCGCACCGGCGGCGCCCGCCGAGGATCCGCTGGGCCGGCTGGCGCTACGCCGCATCACCGACGCGACCGGCGCCCCGGATCCGTTGGCCGACATTCGCTCCCGGCTGGCCGGCTACACCCCCGGGGACACCGACCTGTGCTGGAGCCGGGTCACCTACTGGCGGGCACTGTTGGCCGCGGCGCTCGACGACGGTGCGGATACCGAGGTCCGCTCGGTGCTGGTCCGGGGACGCGCGGCCGAGCCGGCGTTCGACATTCTGGCCGGCTGGCTGGTCAGCCGACTGGACTGCCCGGTCCACCGGACCGTCGGGCAACCGCTGGTCGAGCTGCACACCGACACCGAGACCATCGCGCTGAGCCGGCCGCAGCCCGGGGTGACGGCCACGCTGAGCCGCACGGGGCGCCCCGATGCGCTGCTGCCGCTGGCCTACCGCGGTACCGCGGATTGCCTGGCCGAGGATCTGCGCCGGCTGGAACCCGACGGCATCTACCTGACGGCCCTGCGCGGCCTGGACCGAGTGGAGTACCGATGA
- the zwf gene encoding glucose-6-phosphate dehydrogenase, producing the protein MSGTTPPQASARNPLRDPADKRMPRIAGPCAMVIFGVTGDLARKKLMPAIYDLAHRGLLSPSFALVGFARRDWADEDFAQVVRDAVAQHSRTPFEQQVWDRLAEGFRFVSGNFDDDASYARLAETLHGLDATRGTGGNHAFYLSIPPASFPLVCEKLSSSGLAAQDKPGCWSRVVIEKPFGHDLASAESLNSVVNDVFPESSVFRIDHYLGKETVQNLLALRFANELFEPVWNSNYVDHVQITMAEDIGLGGRAGYYDGIGAARDVIQNHLMQLMALTAMEEPVSFSPRALQMEKIKVLSATQLIEPLSENTARGQYAAGWQGGTPVVGLLDEQGFSPTSTSETYAAIACEINTRRWAGVPFYLRTGKRLGRRVTEIALVFKRPPHMPFDAAMSTDIGQNALVIRVQPEEGITLRFASKVPGHLMEVRDVNMDFSYGTAFAEESPEAYERLILDVLLGEPSLFPVNKEVELSWRILDPALENWAREDADGGRPQPYPAGGWGPESADEMLARTGRQWRRP; encoded by the coding sequence ATGAGCGGCACCACCCCACCGCAGGCCTCGGCGCGCAATCCGCTGCGCGACCCGGCCGACAAGCGGATGCCCCGCATCGCGGGTCCATGCGCGATGGTGATCTTCGGCGTCACCGGCGATCTGGCCCGCAAGAAGCTGATGCCGGCCATCTACGACCTGGCCCACCGGGGCCTGCTGTCCCCGTCGTTCGCGCTGGTGGGATTCGCCCGTCGGGACTGGGCCGACGAGGACTTCGCCCAGGTGGTGCGCGACGCCGTCGCGCAGCACTCCCGGACCCCGTTCGAGCAGCAGGTGTGGGACCGCCTGGCCGAGGGCTTCCGGTTCGTATCCGGCAACTTCGACGACGACGCGTCGTATGCGCGGCTGGCCGAGACCCTGCACGGTCTCGACGCGACCCGCGGCACCGGCGGCAATCACGCCTTCTACCTGTCGATCCCACCGGCGTCGTTCCCGCTGGTCTGCGAGAAGCTGTCGTCCTCGGGGCTGGCCGCCCAGGACAAGCCGGGGTGCTGGAGCCGGGTGGTGATCGAGAAGCCGTTCGGCCACGACTTGGCGAGTGCCGAATCGTTGAACTCGGTGGTCAACGACGTCTTCCCGGAGTCCTCGGTGTTCCGCATCGACCACTACCTGGGCAAGGAGACGGTGCAGAACCTGCTGGCGCTGCGGTTCGCCAATGAGCTGTTCGAGCCGGTGTGGAACTCCAATTACGTCGACCACGTGCAGATCACCATGGCCGAGGACATCGGACTGGGTGGCCGCGCCGGTTACTACGACGGCATCGGCGCCGCGCGCGACGTGATCCAGAACCACCTGATGCAGCTGATGGCGCTCACCGCGATGGAGGAGCCGGTCAGCTTCTCGCCGCGGGCGCTGCAGATGGAGAAGATCAAGGTGCTCTCGGCGACGCAGCTGATCGAGCCGCTGTCGGAGAACACCGCGCGCGGTCAGTACGCGGCGGGCTGGCAGGGCGGCACGCCGGTCGTCGGGCTGCTCGACGAGCAGGGCTTCTCCCCCACCTCCACCTCCGAGACCTACGCCGCGATCGCCTGCGAGATCAACACCCGGCGCTGGGCCGGGGTGCCGTTCTACCTGCGCACCGGCAAGCGGCTCGGCCGCCGCGTGACCGAGATCGCCCTGGTGTTCAAACGGCCGCCGCATATGCCGTTCGACGCGGCGATGAGCACCGACATCGGCCAGAACGCGCTGGTGATCCGGGTGCAGCCGGAGGAGGGCATCACCCTGCGGTTCGCCTCCAAGGTGCCCGGGCACCTGATGGAGGTCCGCGACGTGAACATGGACTTCTCCTACGGCACGGCGTTCGCCGAGGAGTCCCCGGAGGCCTACGAGCGGCTGATCCTCGACGTGCTGCTCGGCGAGCCGTCGTTGTTCCCGGTCAACAAGGAAGTCGAATTGTCCTGGCGCATCCTCGATCCCGCGTTGGAGAACTGGGCCCGCGAGGATGCCGACGGCGGGCGGCCGCAACCGTATCCGGCCGGCGGCTGGGGCCCGGAATCGGCGGATGAGATGCTGGCGCGCACCGGCCGGCAGTGGCGGCGGCCCTGA
- the tal gene encoding transaldolase, with protein MTQNPNLAALSQAGVSVWLDDLSRERLQSGNLADLVATRSVVGVTTNPSIFQAALTSGTAYDAQVGELAAAGADVDTTIRTVTTDDVREACDVLAPVFTASDGVDGRVSIEVDPRLAHDTAKTVSQAVELWKIVDRPNLLIKIPATLAGLPAITAVIAEGISVNVTLIFSVERHRAVMDAYLAGLEAARAAGHDLSGIHSVASFFVSRVDTEIDKRLEAIGTDVALDTRGEAGVANARLAYAAYQEVFEGGTRFEALAAAGARVQRPLWASTGVKNPDYPDTLYVTELVAPNTVNTMPDKTLEAVADHGEITGDTITGTAETAQIVFDKLATVGIDLPDVFRLLEDEGVDKFEKSWQELIDAVSGQLDARR; from the coding sequence ATGACGCAGAACCCGAACCTGGCCGCCCTGTCGCAGGCCGGGGTGTCGGTGTGGCTCGACGACCTGTCCCGGGAGCGGCTGCAGTCGGGCAACCTCGCCGATCTGGTCGCCACCCGCAGCGTCGTCGGGGTCACCACCAACCCGTCGATCTTCCAGGCCGCGCTGACCAGCGGCACCGCCTATGACGCCCAGGTCGGCGAGCTGGCCGCGGCCGGCGCCGACGTCGACACCACCATCCGCACCGTCACCACCGATGACGTCCGCGAGGCCTGCGACGTGCTGGCCCCGGTGTTCACCGCATCCGACGGCGTGGACGGCCGGGTGTCCATCGAGGTGGATCCGCGGCTGGCGCACGACACCGCCAAGACCGTCAGCCAGGCCGTCGAGCTGTGGAAGATCGTCGACCGGCCCAACCTGCTGATCAAAATCCCGGCGACGCTCGCGGGCCTGCCGGCGATCACCGCCGTCATCGCCGAGGGCATCTCGGTGAACGTCACGCTGATCTTCTCCGTCGAGCGGCACCGCGCGGTGATGGACGCCTACCTGGCCGGCCTGGAGGCGGCCCGCGCGGCCGGCCACGACCTGTCCGGAATCCATTCCGTCGCATCGTTTTTCGTGTCCCGGGTGGACACCGAGATCGACAAGCGGCTGGAGGCGATCGGCACCGACGTGGCGCTGGACACCCGCGGCGAGGCCGGGGTCGCCAACGCCCGGCTGGCCTATGCCGCCTACCAGGAGGTGTTCGAAGGGGGCACCCGGTTCGAGGCGCTGGCCGCCGCCGGCGCCCGGGTGCAGCGCCCGCTGTGGGCCTCGACCGGGGTGAAGAACCCCGACTATCCCGACACCCTCTACGTCACCGAGCTGGTGGCGCCCAACACCGTCAACACCATGCCGGACAAGACGCTGGAGGCCGTCGCCGACCACGGCGAGATCACCGGCGACACCATCACCGGCACCGCCGAGACCGCGCAGATCGTGTTCGACAAGCTTGCCACCGTCGGGATCGACCTGCCCGACGTCTTCCGGCTGCTGGAGGACGAGGGCGTGGACAAGTTCGAGAAATCCTGGCAGGAGCTGATCGACGCCGTGAGCGGGCAACTCGACGCCCGACGGTAG